The Chryseobacterium sp. 52 genome includes a region encoding these proteins:
- a CDS encoding aminotransferase class V-fold PLP-dependent enzyme, which produces MNLEIIRNETAGCTDKIFLNSAGGSLMPDVTAKTMTDYLLLEQHHGAYGAADMNMEQISKFYEEVAQLINTQLENIAFTVGSTDGYAKALSSIGFKHGDVIITTNDDYISNQIAFISLQKKLEIKVLRVKNLPDHELDLEDLEILINKYNPKLVAVTHIPTNSGLIQNVEGAGEICRKYDVLYLVDACQSVGQMSVDVEKIKCDFLTATGRKFMRGPRGTGFLYVSDKVLEKNMAPLFLDMSGAEWTAFNDYQLLKTAKRFEHWERSISSMLGFTEAVKYANRIGLQNIENYNKKLAASLRTGLQNNGLRILDQGKHLGSIVTFCAQDGNIENIHKILKENNIYFSVSNKSNALIDFTLKSLDRAIRLSPHYFNTSEEIDQVVKILAK; this is translated from the coding sequence ATGAACCTGGAGATTATAAGAAATGAGACAGCAGGCTGTACAGATAAGATATTCTTGAACAGTGCAGGAGGATCATTGATGCCTGATGTGACGGCTAAAACAATGACAGATTATCTTCTTTTGGAACAACATCACGGTGCTTATGGAGCTGCTGACATGAATATGGAGCAGATCAGTAAGTTTTATGAAGAAGTGGCTCAACTGATCAATACACAGCTGGAGAATATTGCTTTTACAGTGGGTTCTACTGATGGTTATGCTAAAGCTTTATCCAGTATCGGGTTCAAACATGGCGATGTAATTATTACGACCAATGATGATTACATTTCTAATCAGATTGCTTTTATCTCTCTTCAGAAAAAATTAGAAATTAAAGTGCTCAGGGTTAAAAATCTTCCCGATCATGAACTGGATTTGGAAGATCTGGAAATTCTGATTAATAAATATAATCCAAAACTGGTGGCGGTAACACATATCCCAACCAATTCCGGACTTATTCAGAATGTAGAAGGAGCGGGAGAGATTTGCCGTAAATATGATGTACTGTATCTTGTCGATGCCTGTCAGTCGGTAGGACAGATGTCTGTAGATGTTGAGAAAATAAAATGTGATTTTTTAACGGCTACAGGTAGAAAGTTTATGCGGGGACCTAGAGGAACAGGTTTTTTATATGTTTCGGACAAGGTTTTAGAAAAAAATATGGCTCCTCTGTTTCTGGATATGAGTGGTGCCGAGTGGACTGCTTTTAATGATTATCAACTGCTTAAAACAGCTAAAAGGTTTGAGCATTGGGAAAGATCCATCAGTTCGATGCTAGGGTTTACAGAAGCTGTAAAATATGCTAACCGGATTGGACTGCAGAATATTGAGAACTATAACAAAAAATTAGCGGCAAGCTTACGAACCGGGTTGCAAAACAATGGTTTAAGGATTTTGGATCAAGGAAAACACTTAGGCAGTATTGTTACTTTTTGCGCTCAGGATGGAAATATTGAAAATATTCATAAAATATTAAAAGAGAATAATATTTATTTCTCAGTGAGTAATAAAAGTAATGCGCTGATTGACTTTACATTAAAGAGTCTGGATCGGGCTATCCGCCTTTCCCCGCATTATTTTAATACTTCTGAAGAGATTGATCAGGTTGTGAAAATACTGGCAAAATAA